tagaaaggctgtttccaatagaccctcagctTAGAAAGGTagggaggagaagaagaagaactctCTCTGATTGGGTGTCACGTGAAATTCATCTCTGTTAATATCTCACCCTTGCCACCCTTCGTTTGAAAATGGGATAAGGTATTTACCTacataaaagaaaagaagcaaacacaAGAAGTAAGCTTAATGGTAATTATGATGCTTCTAGAGGTAGATGGCACCCAAATTGGTCCCCTAATGAACTACTTGAAAAATATTAATAGAGATTTAATATTTGTAATGAGTCATTTTGCATTTACTGTATTAGGTTCTGGAGGGAGATCAGAAGAAACCGTTGGAGATACTTCTCTTGTTAATTTAACAACAATGTTGCCGTGAGGTGTCTGAGTCTTGCCATGATCATCTTGTGAATCAAAATTGTGTGAAACCGAATTAGCCAGCATGTACTCTCTCACTCTTTCTTCTCGTTTTTCTAATTTGTTTCAACTATACCTGGTAAATGCTTCAAATGTATGAGTATAAGATGTTTATAATAgtgtttttatcttgtttttgTGCAATGGTCATATAAACAATAATGCAAGATATCTTTTTGATTCACTTTTCTCATTCTACATGATATGTTTGCAGCTATGTTCAATGGTGAGAGACATGAGTGTCAAGGTCAGGATTGAAGTATTTAGTGCCCTAGGGAAGATTGAAATTGTTTCGGAATATATTCTGTTACAAACGCTATCTAAGAAAGCTTCATCTGCAACAAAAGAAATGAATTTTCCTGGCCAGTACGCTGAGAAAATTTTCAGGATACCAGCATCGAGTGCTAGTTTTGCTTTTCTACATGGGCTGGAGGATGAATTTAGTGAGGTAATGTTTTTTGTTGCCATGTTCTGAGAGTcacttctctttctctttctctacTTTTAGAAACTTTACAATAAGGAATATGCAAGTATAAGTTTCTTTTGCTTAATTGAAGGTAAGAGAATCTGCTTGCCGAGCTTTGCAAACATTGGCTATCCTTTCTGCTGATTTTTCTCATGAGGTTGTGAACTTTTTAATGGACGTACTTAATGATGATTCAACGGCTGTAAGATTACAAGCTTTAGATACTATGCATCATATGGCGATGGTTGGCCATCTAAAGATGCAACAAGCGCATCTGCATATGGTAAATCTTTGATCCATCTTTTGAGGCCTTTGTTTGATTGATCGTTGTTGAGAGACAGGCAAGTGTGAATACTTTATCTGCATCTCATTCAAATTTTACACCTGGACCGCATCTTGCTATATTGCTGCATTTAGTGTTTGTTTGTCAGCGTGATTGAACATAGTGCAACTTTAGCAGTTGTGGAATAAACTGGTTAAAAATAACATCATCTCATCTTGATAATTGAGACTGCAATGCTGGTCAAGTCTTGATTAATCCCTTATCCCTTTTTAGTATAGCTATGCTTGCTTAAACATCAAGAAATTGATGTGTTTCTCTTTTTAATTTGACTGTTCTAGCTACTTGCAAGGGAAATGTTGACTACTGTAGTGTTGAAATACATAATACTGTATTTTCTTTTGCtcatttgaaagaaaagactGTTGAGATTTCTTCTAAACTTTTTATTTCTGGTTTTACAGTTTCTTGGGATTCTACTTGACAGTCACAGCTTGATAAGATGTACAGCGAGGAAGGTACTAAAACTGACAGAACTACCGAGCTTGGCTATGTTCAAGATGTGTGTTGATGGACTTATAAGAGATTTTGAATTGTATCCACAGGTATGTTGCAGAAAGATTGTTTTACATTGCTATTCACAGAGCAGTTAAATCCATACATGGTTAGGGTGCCAATTTTGTCGATGACAAATGCTAATCGACCACCATTTAAGATGAAGCTCGAGATTTTAAAAGGCCTAGCAACCCAACTTGATTCTTTCTGCTTCTCTTCTTGATGGGAAttcaaataagaagaaaattccatTTAATCCTTTAACTTAAACTCCAGCCagaattttccaacttttgtcagCCTCCTCAAGCGACCTTCTCTCATTTTATCCTCAGAGTGTGCTACTTGCCCTTTCTGCAAATGTGGTCATTTtaatcttgtctaatcttgtaaccACAAAATATGTACTTATCACAAGCTATTCTATCAACAATTTTTATTGTTCAATAATGTCCTACCAATTCTCCCCCAATTATGAAACTTCGAATGAATTGCCCCTACCAAGACTAAGGTACTTCTCCCAATTGTAACCAGATATTCTTAATAATATCACCGTAAACAAGGCTTAAATTACTCAGTGACTGCAGAAATACTGCTACCTAAAGGGCAACAATGACAGAACGAATGATGTATGAGAATGGGACTAAAAGAAAATAATTCGGATCAATAATGGCAAGAAAGAAGGTACTTCTCCCACGAGAGAAATAGAGTAAGAAAAGCATTAAAGAAATTTACATCAGAAAAAGATATTTGCTTTTCCAAGCAAACAGAACTTGGAATTGATAATGATGGGACAATATCCATTTTGGTAATTGCTGACTTGAGCTGAGATATTTGCTAATTGCTGAGTTGAAACTGAGATGTTAAATAGAAGGAGATGTTAAAGTTTTATATCAATCTTTAGGTTGGGTTCAGACTCAACTTTTACCCATTGACCCAGCTTTGTGCATTCAATATTTATGGGACTTTATTTTAGAAGAAGCGGAATTGTTGCTTGAAATCCCAATTTGAGGATATcccatttatgatatttccttttatttttagtaGATTATTTACCTAGATATGGGAAGCTAAGATACATTTGTTATCTAATTATTGTTCTGATTTTGCTGAAAATTTTATTTATCAGGATGAAACTGAAGTCTTTTCCGCTTTGTTCGTGGTTGGGCAAAACAACAGAAATTTTTTAGTCAGCTTGATTAATGAAGTTTCCCAAATGGTAAGTATGGACCCCTCTATGATCCAGTACATTagttcttttttttatattttttttcaaagttcCAGTACATAAGTTCAAGTGATGCTTTATGGACAATTCCAGAAATGTATGTGGAGCTTCTCTGTGTGCTGTAGATGTTACGAGTTCTTTATATCAGCCTTTTCAACTAATtgataattttcttttatttttttaatatgggTTTGGTCAAAATCACTGTTCTTACCCTAATCTAGACACATGAGTTAGTTTCTCTTTTGCAACTGTTTAATAAGTAATCATGTTGAACATGAGTACTTATAATTGTTTAATTCAGCAGTTCACATTCTGAAAAATGACATTTCTAACTAACCAGAAAGAAAGCCTAAAAATCAGAATAGCTATGCAGGACAAAAATATTCTGAAAGCTCTTCAATTTCCTTACATGTGCAGTTAAGATGTCTAAGTTGCCCGCTTTTAAATGACCGATTGCGCATTTCACACCCCCCAAAATAAGTTGCTTACCTCTTAATACATGTATTTTTGTAGGATAGTGTCATGCATGAGATTCCTACAGAACCCTActtattttttacttttgttaGTTACATGTATCCACACAGATGATATAACTGtgtcaaataaactgaaaaactcataaacaaagtgaAGGATATGATCTGACAGCATTTCTGGCATTTAAAAGCAGAACTTTTGAAAACGTCTTATTTTAGATCTAATCTCCTTGATTCTTTGTATTCTGACTATTTCACTTATATAAGTTTTTTTAGTCACCATGTAATGTATGTGCAGATAGAGCCGTCTTCTGGAGGTAAGTTGGGTTATGACAATGCAAGAAAAGCTTCATATTTAGTGTTAGCCACCTCTGCGCCAGTTTCAATGAAGCAGCAAACTTGCAGCATTCCACCAAGAATATTCTCTTATGCAGTCACACTATTAGGGAGAATCGCTCGTAGTTTGGCTGAAATAGTTGACCAGAGAacacttttggcttatttttcttATTGCAGTAGATTCACATTTGTTTCTGCATCGGAGTTTTTTAAAGTGGAAGAGCATCTGGAGGGATGTGATGTGCAATTGATACAAAGATGTGAAGCTATCTCTAATTATCACATTCGGAGGAAATTACAACTGAAGGAAGCAGAAAGCTCGCTTTTGGACTTCCAGGTTGAGCAGAATAAAGAGATAAACTGTGTGAATATCATCCTTCAGGTGGTAATAGACATTTGGCCATCGCTGAAACTTGGATTGATTGATGAAGTAACTCGAACATTGAGGTTGCAATTCTTTAGTATCAAACTATGACTACCCGTGAATGCAACTgttatttttgtttcattttattattttgagtaCTTGCAGGAATTCCTATAATTGTTTATAGAACAAAGTTGCCTTCTGCTGCAATGATGGTTATCTTTTCTATCATATCTTGCATGTTGTAATTTGTTGGTATATTCCAGTCAAGGTATCTAATACTACCCATTGCTAATGTTTCTCAATTGTATGGTTTATGCAGGAGTTTGAAGGCAGAATTGAGAATGATATCAGATAACAATCACAGGGGTGAATTAGTGTTTGCTTTACTATATATAGATGCTTTGGAACGACTTGGACACTTATGCTCACACTTGATGTTCTCCAAGGAGTTCTACTGCCATGAATGTGGGAAATTGCAGTGCTCTTTGGGAAAACTCGACAGATGCCTGAGGGATATGAGGTATAAGTTCATAGGTTTAACCAAAGAGGACAATGTTCTTATCTTAGAGTTAATAATTGCAAATGGTATATTGACACTTTGTAAAATGGAAGCCTGTGTAGACGAGACTACTCTAAAGAAATTACATTCTGTGATGTCTTGTATTGAACATATTTGTGGAGAAGGATCCACTGTATCGTCCAGTTTTGTGGTTGAAGTTCAGAAGTCATTGAGTGAGATTGATACCACTAGTTGTCCGATCTTGGATAATCCATATCTCCTTCTTAAGTCACTCGAGCATTTCACTCCAAGAAAGGCAGTTTCTTCGGGAAATCTCAAATGTATGGAAGCTGAACTGCATTTTCAAGGCAATGACTTTCAAAATCCTCTTCCTTTCATCTCTGGGCTGCTTGTTGGTGTATCCTTAGATATCACACTCCATAACATCCCGAGCGATAATAGGCTGTGGATAAAAATGAGTCTCGAAGAGAAGTTAACTCAATTTGTTTTCCTGGATTTTCATGAGATTGAAGGGCACAATGAAGTAAGGAAATTCACGTTTGTTGCACCCTTCTACCAAACCCCCAGGGCAAACTGTTTCTCATTGAAGATTTGTATCGTTTTAGAATGCATGTCTGACGATGATCAGTTGTTCAGGAGCTGTGGAGGTCCTAATCATGAAGTTGCTCATCTCTGTGAAGAAAAAGAAGTCTATTTTTCCGCCGCCGTTAGGTAGTTGTTTCAATTTGATCAAGTCTGGCCAAGAGACTCCTCTAGTTTTCTGAATTATGCTGCTCACTGGCAAAATCGGGTAAAATCAGTGAGCAACGTGATCACAATGAGACCAGGTGGCAGAGCAGGAGTAGAAGGAGCTTCACAGTTCAGAGCTCAGAGCTCAGACCCTAACCAAGGCATTTAAAGTATTGCTGTACTTCTGAAATTGCTTGGTGCTAACTCAACATGCCTGAAATTGTTTCCTTTTTTGTTATCGAGTATATTATTCACCTAGTTGTAGCGATAATGTATATAGTGACCTAGGTTAAGCTTGTAACGTTAATCATGACATTTTAAATTATTGAATCAACTTTCCGTTTTTGTACTTAAATAGAAAAGGAACAAGAAAAGAATATGGGCTACATTAATGATTTTTGAAGTTACCCCTGAATCTATTATGCTACTCCAATTTTGTCCAATAGAACTTTTGCTAATAACCTTAGTGCTAGATACTCTTAAATCGTAGTCATTTTAAATATACTTGTACTTTAAAAGAATCTCAAACTCCATCTTGGTTTTAGCAGAAAAAGTAATCGTTGGAAGTGTCTAGTAAGAGTAACACGTGATGTGTTTCATTATAGAAACAAAATCTACCATTTAAGTGGATGAATCCTTATCTACCTAGTTTTAAATCATGCACCAGTTGGTTTTCAAAAATTTCTCGATTATAAAACATGGTCTAACATTTAatcttaaaatataattttttgaatAGTTGAAGAAGCTTTAAATTTCGAAAGCTATCAAAATTGCACAATTTATATCCTTCATAGAATGTTATGATTCTTTTTATAAAAGTATCATACAAATCTAGATGACATTATGTGTATGGAACCGTTTATAGGGCTGTTGCCATTCATAGTACTCACTCACTTAAGTTCACCTTCCAACAGCATTTAGTCCCTCAACTCTTAAGAAACACCCACATCATAGGTGGCCTGTACAGATTTTCTTTAGTGCTATTATTTGTTGCTGCTCCTTATTTCTTTTCATTTCCTCTTCTTTCACGTCTTACATGTTCACTATTGTGCTAGACCTTATCTTGATAAAACAAAATTTAGGTTTCATCATTTTAAAACTGGAGACACCATTAACTAGAAATTGTGTCAAAAAAGTTGCTTACACCTTGTATCTAACATAATTATACTCCCTTTGGCCCAAAAAGATAGACGGTTTAAGATAACAACACCAACACCGTCTAAATGTGAAGAGTAAATAAGAATATAGGCCCTTATTATTAATAATTTCTTAAAATATGTGTAAAAGATGATCATGACAACTAAAATGTATTACATATTATAATTTTGTGTAATAAAAACCAGTGTGTTCGGTAGCAAGAAACTCGAGAACAAATAGAAACACATATTAGCGAGAAGAATTGAACTCAACAATGGGATGAAGGCACGAGCATTGTCTTAAAAATCACAAGCAAGAATCTCATGCATTCGCAACAACCAATTTTATAAGTTGTTGATTCACTTCATTAGAATACAATTAATTGTCTTCTCATTTTTCGATCTATTTTCTGGGAATCAGGATTGGATATCCCACGAATTGCATAACTATTAATATGTTCCCACACTAGGATTAAGTCAAGGAATTCGAAAAGTGAAGCAGTCTAAACATAAACAAACAGCATGATACCTTATCCTTTACATGTCATAGGTGTTGTAATAACAATTAAGCATACAAAAATATCCTAGGAGCTTGATTTCCTAATTTCCTATAAGAATGCTCCTTCTTCATTGTCTTTGCTGCAAAGAAATATTTCATTATTAAGCAAAAAGGGGCGAATTTGTTTTTTCAATGACATGAGGCTACCGGATGAGATAGAAACTTGAGAAAAGCTAACTGAAAACCCTGTGCAGTAACATACTCCCTAACATGTACACTTGGCTTAGAAATTAGCTTCATTGCAGAGAGAAATATCACAAAGGAAGGTAACAACGATTTAGACAGGTTTTCCTCAATattcaaaggcattgcagaaaAAAGTGGCTCAATGTGGAAGTAGATTGAAGGTAGTAGAATAGATCTACAAAAATTGGTTGATTCTACAtaccaaacagcaacaacaaccttGTTTAGTTTGTGGATTGGGGGTTGCGTAAAGAGGGACACCGACCACATTATTTGTTAAACCACAAAAGTTTTAGAAATGCTGTCCTTTGCTATATGAATAGGTGCTTGAATTATATTAGGGTAAAATGGTTATATTTATTTTTACCCGTAAAACgttacaattgaatttatacgtggtttatagatacgtgaatcgatttgatcccaaaaatgataaacaaattaaaaaagaaTGTAAGATTTAGCGTCAAAACCAAGAGAAGACATCTGAAATCCTGTTTCGGGGAGCAGAGCTTCCGGAGGCAGCAATAACAATATTAATAAGCAAGAAGATAGAGTATTATTGAGCTCTGAACAATgtatagcataagtttgtcagaaaatttatgtccttacaatggttgttgagcttactatttatagttgcacctagggaacaaggtcctaggatcgagcccctcttaaatgacaattatgagagccattgaagaatgtgtaacagtAGGCAGTGAATGTCATATCTACgtacttaatgctatagaatattctccattaaatgctaccgagTGGCAGACATTTATTTCGCCTTTATGAACACCATTCTCTTCGGGAACAAATGAGATTATTCCCTTCGGACCTAATTGACCTCTGCCTTCGGTTCCACGTGTTGATTTATTATGCGAGCATTTAATGTGAACacattttaccctatacagattgTCCCTTTACTTTTCGGTGGCATATCATTGTGTCACTGGAAAGTTGGTAAAAATACCTTTCTTAGCGGGAAATTCTCTGATCCCCTCTGAAAAGTTTATGACgattgattagacgcacgtctctccgtatTTAATTCCCCGAACATGCGTCATCCCATGATTTAGTAACACAtttgccggttatcgaggtaaCTATGGCCATGATTTTAGCtgcctattcctttacttatatgcATCAACCTTCTCCTTTtatacttcataatttttcatatttttgtacttgtgCTGCTTGGCATGTTTGCTGTATATAAAAGTATTTTTTCGTTTAAGTATTGCACAAGTTTTTCTCTTTGCGTACTTTCCGTTTAAGTATTGCGTAAGTTTTTCTCTTTGCATCGAATTATGCAAGGCTTCAGGTGTATTTTTCCCCAATAGCATTTGGATTCCGGGCATAAGTTCTTCCGGAATCAACCCTTTAccgtgagggtttcataagagagggccctcttatgtttacggtgctcttgaagaggacgtctcatgttcattacggcactagcatttgaagtactt
The sequence above is drawn from the Nicotiana tabacum cultivar K326 chromosome 13, ASM71507v2, whole genome shotgun sequence genome and encodes:
- the LOC107805433 gene encoding protein SIEL isoform X3, whose protein sequence is MEHHLRRNLETNENIRPQALLQALSLIVNPSTSDSTLSFILKTLTLSLKNLDNNPNTNPFLSHHILHLFSLLSHHRPHLSHNLISTVREFSLIPSTSTRSLADALACLSISDINVNDESIFLSLVLRPCISVRHWLLFNVSKFDIRPSVLLTVLLGFTKDPYPYIRGAALDGLADLCKCIVVEDESLIHGCYLRAVELLFDSEDSVRCSAVRAVSACGQLIVASKQERSKRDRSDALFLQLCSMVRDMSVKVRIEVFSALGKIEIVSEYILLQTLSKKASSATKEMNFPGQYAEKIFRIPASSASFAFLHGLEDEFSEVRESACRALQTLAILSADFSHEVVNFLMDVLNDDSTAVRLQALDTMHHMAMVGHLKMQQAHLHMFLGILLDSHSLIRCTARKVLKLTELPSLAMFKMCVDGLIRDFELYPQDETEVFSALFVVGQNNRNFLVSLINEVSQMVSMDPSMIHRFTFVSASEFFKVEEHLEGCDVQLIQRCEAISNYHIRRKLQLKEAESSLLDFQVEQNKEINCVNIILQVVIDIWPSLKLGLIDEVTRTLRSLKAELRMISDNNHRGELVFALLYIDALERLGHLCSHLMFSKEFYCHECGKLQCSLGKLDRCLRDMRYKFIGLTKEDNVLILELIIANGILTLCKMEACVDETTLKKLHSVMSCIEHICGEGSTVSSSFVVEVQKSLSEIDTTSCPILDNPYLLLKSLEHFTPRKAVSSGNLKCMEAELHFQGNDFQNPLPFISGLLVGVSLDITLHNIPSDNRLWIKMSLEEKLTQFVFLDFHEIEGHNEVRKFTFVAPFYQTPRANCFSLKICIVLECMSDDDQLFRSCGGPNHEVAHLCEEKEVYFSAAVR
- the LOC107805433 gene encoding protein SIEL isoform X2, with the protein product MEHHLRRNLETNENIRPQALLQALSLIVNPSTSDSTLSFILKTLTLSLKNLDNNPNTNPFLSHHILHLFSLLSHHRPHLSHNLISTVREFSLIPSTSTRSLADALACLSISDINVNDESIFLSLVLRPCISVRHWLLFNVSKFDIRPSVLLTVLLGFTKDPYPYIRGAALDGLADLCKCIVVEDESLIHGCYLRAVELLFDSEDSVRCSAVRAVSACGQLIVASKQERSKRDRSDALFLQLCSMVRDMSVKVRIEVFSALGKIEIVSEYILLQTLSKKASSATKEMNFPGQYAEKIFRIPASSASFAFLHGLEDEFSEVRESACRALQTLAILSADFSHEVVNFLMDVLNDDSTAVRLQALDTMHHMAMVGHLKMQQAHLHMFLGILLDSHSLIRCTARKVLKLTELPSLAMFKMCVDGLIRDFELYPQDETEVFSALFVVGQNNRNFLVSLINEVSQMSPCNVCADRAVFWSRFTFVSASEFFKVEEHLEGCDVQLIQRCEAISNYHIRRKLQLKEAESSLLDFQVEQNKEINCVNIILQVVIDIWPSLKLGLIDEVTRTLRSLKAELRMISDNNHRGELVFALLYIDALERLGHLCSHLMFSKEFYCHECGKLQCSLGKLDRCLRDMRYKFIGLTKEDNVLILELIIANGILTLCKMEACVDETTLKKLHSVMSCIEHICGEGSTVSSSFVVEVQKSLSEIDTTSCPILDNPYLLLKSLEHFTPRKAVSSGNLKCMEAELHFQGNDFQNPLPFISGLLVGVSLDITLHNIPSDNRLWIKMSLEEKLTQFVFLDFHEIEGHNEVRKFTFVAPFYQTPRANCFSLKICIVLECMSDDDQLFRSCGGPNHEVAHLCEEKEVYFSAAVR
- the LOC107805433 gene encoding protein SIEL isoform X1; its protein translation is MEHHLRRNLETNENIRPQALLQALSLIVNPSTSDSTLSFILKTLTLSLKNLDNNPNTNPFLSHHILHLFSLLSHHRPHLSHNLISTVREFSLIPSTSTRSLADALACLSISDINVNDESIFLSLVLRPCISVRHWLLFNVSKFDIRPSVLLTVLLGFTKDPYPYIRGAALDGLADLCKCIVVEDESLIHGCYLRAVELLFDSEDSVRCSAVRAVSACGQLIVASKQERSKRDRSDALFLQLCSMVRDMSVKVRIEVFSALGKIEIVSEYILLQTLSKKASSATKEMNFPGQYAEKIFRIPASSASFAFLHGLEDEFSEVRESACRALQTLAILSADFSHEVVNFLMDVLNDDSTAVRLQALDTMHHMAMVGHLKMQQAHLHMFLGILLDSHSLIRCTARKVLKLTELPSLAMFKMCVDGLIRDFELYPQDETEVFSALFVVGQNNRNFLVSLINEVSQMIEPSSGGKLGYDNARKASYLVLATSAPVSMKQQTCSIPPRIFSYAVTLLGRIARSLAEIVDQRTLLAYFSYCSRFTFVSASEFFKVEEHLEGCDVQLIQRCEAISNYHIRRKLQLKEAESSLLDFQVEQNKEINCVNIILQVVIDIWPSLKLGLIDEVTRTLRSLKAELRMISDNNHRGELVFALLYIDALERLGHLCSHLMFSKEFYCHECGKLQCSLGKLDRCLRDMRYKFIGLTKEDNVLILELIIANGILTLCKMEACVDETTLKKLHSVMSCIEHICGEGSTVSSSFVVEVQKSLSEIDTTSCPILDNPYLLLKSLEHFTPRKAVSSGNLKCMEAELHFQGNDFQNPLPFISGLLVGVSLDITLHNIPSDNRLWIKMSLEEKLTQFVFLDFHEIEGHNEVRKFTFVAPFYQTPRANCFSLKICIVLECMSDDDQLFRSCGGPNHEVAHLCEEKEVYFSAAVR